A genomic region of Colletes latitarsis isolate SP2378_abdomen chromosome 7, iyColLati1, whole genome shotgun sequence contains the following coding sequences:
- the Trbd gene encoding ubiquitin thioesterase trabid: MNNRIDEQESKWTCEYCTYENWPSSLKCTMCRGAKPLLGEDIYRLRDQSPQRSGSNVASGPVTHLSPTDSYNLSPQNYSQNVPSGGKWACAMCTYLNYQNTTRCVQCGNKKSIKGLNQSIHSIASNLHEHLAPLRLGDPPPNSGSNPPPINLHPEKYYNLQTNLHPEKWSCIVCTYENWPKATKCVMCGNLKEKDKRDKTTNNMGVILPSPERDHNQRTLSSPPHAPYIHQTQRDENMAVGRRSSHRYPDSRNDSLSTPQSPNNCDYERRVKQLRRHTDWCWLNACLGIVEGDNAPVEAYLASGGDPARQLTHSEVLLLNRSSAFDVGHTLVHLAIRFQREDILATLLSQIEGSGSGIKRVPSYVAPDLAAQVRRHVTNSIRLRKGSFPCYFVTDIATFALPAEVEDLPSIVQEQMLEELLDKEAQQQLEGGDGEPPALNWSLEITERLGSRLHALWNRSAGDCLLDSAMQATWGVFDRDNALRRALADSLQQAGQFFYPRWREYEASQASRMLDFTLEETQWQEDWESLLATAAQPGSALEQLHVFALAHILRRPIIVYGVKYVKSFRGEDIGYARFEGVYLPLLWEPSFCIRSPIALGYTRGHFTALVPIEPYTSSRIPPISSHGGVGLGGGNGPLQQLQIQMQTTFMPLMDREHKLLPIHFLSPEEVGREESILKEWLDVCRTEGGVLVAQQKLHKRPLLVAQMLEEWLNHYRRLAQTNNAPFLRPAVLQDYSSDGDTEDE; this comes from the exons ATGAATAACAGGATCGATGAACAGGAGTCGAAATGGACCTGTGAATATTGTACATACGAAAATTGGCCTTCATCTTTGAAATGCACAATGTGCAGAGGTGCCAAACCTTTATTAGGTGAGGACATTTATCGTCTTCGAGATCAGAGTCCGCAACGCTCTGGATCAAATGTTGCATCTGGTCCAGTAACTCATTTAAGTCCTACGGATTCTTATAATCTTAGTCCTCAAAACTATAGTCAAAATGTACCATCTGGTGGAAAGTGGGCTTGTGCAATGTGTACCTACCTTAACTATCAAAATACCACACGTTGTGTTCAGTGTGGGAATAAAAAATCTATCAAAGGTCTTAATCAGTCGATACACTCCATAGCCTCGAATTTGCACGAGCATCTAGCACCCCTCAGGTTAGGAGATCCACCACCAAATTCAGGATCTAATCCACCTCCGATAAATTTACATCCAGAAAAATATTACAATCTACAAACTAATTTACATCCTGAGAAGTGGTCTTGTATTGTGTGTACTTACGAAAATTGGCCAAAAGCCACTAAGTGTGTGATGTGTGGTAATCTTAAAGAAAAGGACAAACGGGATAAAACAACTAATAACATGGGCGTTATTTTGCCGAGTCCGGAAAGGGATCATAATCAACGTACCTTATCGTCTCCACCGCACGCACCGTATATTCATCAAACCCAGAGAGATGAGAACATGGCTGTAGGCCGAAG GAGTTCGCATAGATATCCTGACAGCAGAAACGACAGTTTGTCGACTCCTCAATCCCCAAATAATTGCGACTACGAGCGTAGAGTGAAACAATTAAGACGCCATACCGATTGGTGCTGGTTAAATGCATGTCTCGGCATTGTGGAAGGTGATAATGCTCCTGTCGAAGCTTATTTGGCAAGTGGCGGCGATCCTGCTCGTCAATTGACGCATTCGGAAGTTCTGCTTCTAAATAGAAGTAGCGCTTTTGATGTCGGACATACTCTAGTACACTTAGCTATTAG ATTTCAAAGAGAAGATATTCTAGCGACATTATTATCACAAATTGAAGGTTCTGGTTCTGGAATAAAAAGGGTACCAAGCTATGTTGCACCAGATTTGGCTGCTCAAGTACGCAGACACGTCACCAATAGTATCCGATTGCGCAAGGGTTCTTTTCCATGTTATTTTGTCACTGACATAGCTACATTCGCTTTGCCTGCCGAG GTTGAAGATTTACCAAGCATCGTGCAAGAGCAAATGTTAGAAGAGTTATTAGATAAAGAGGCTCAACAACAATTAGAAGGTGGAGATGGAGAACCACCGGCGCTGAATTGGTCTTTAGAAATTACCGAGCGTTTAGGAAGTCGCTTACATGCACTTTGGAATAGATCTGCTGGAGATTGTTTATTAGATTCTGCAATGCAAGCTACTTGGGGTGTTTTCGACCGAGATAACGCTTTAAGAAGAGCTCTTGCCGATTCTTTACAACAAGCTGGTCAATT TTTTTACCCTCGATGGAGGGAATACGAAGCATCGCAAGCATCTAGAATGTTAGATTTTACATTAGAAGAAACTCAGTGGCAAGAAGATTGGGAAAGCTTGTTAGCAACAGCTGCTCAACCGGGAAGCGCGTTGGAACAGTTGCACGTGTTTGCTCTTGCTCATATTTTAAGGAGACCTATTATTGTTTATGgtgttaaatatgttaaaagttTTCGGGGCGAAGACATAG gttATGCAAGATTCGAAGGTGTTTATCTTCCACTCTTATGGGAACCCTCATTTTGTATCCGATCGCCTATTGCTTTAGGTTACACACGTGGCCATTTTACGGCTTTAGTTCCCATCGAACCATATACATCATCTCGAATACCACCTATTTCATCTCATGGTGGTGTAGGTTTAGGTGGTGGCAATGGTCCGCTTCAGCAGTTGCAAATACAAATGCAAACTACATTCATGCCGTTAATGGACCGAGAACACAAACTCTTACCGATACATTTTCTGAGTCCAGAAGAGGTTGGCCGAGAGGAATCTATTTTAAAGGAATGGCTCGACGTGTGTAGGACCGAAGGTGGTGTACTGGTTGCGCAACAAAAACTTCACAAGAGACCTTTACTCGTAGCACAAATGTTGGAAGAATGGTTAAATCATTATCGACGGCTCGC TCAAACGAACAATGCACCCTTCTTGAGACCAGCCGTTTTGCAAGATTACAGTAGCGACGGCGACACGGAAGACGAATAA